One window of Vibrio atlanticus genomic DNA carries:
- the uhpA gene encoding transcriptional regulator UhpA: protein MINVALVDDHVIVRSGFAQLLSLETDITVVGEFNSAAEARLGLPSCHPDVVILDISMQDESGLSLLEEIPSGIASIMLSVHDSPAMVEKSLELGAKGYLSKRCSPDELIQAVHTSANGGCYLTPDIAIKLATPMKNKASLNQLTRRESEVCQLLATGLDVKSIAVELGVSHKTVHVHRANAMDKLNVKNNVELAKLFTQDQY, encoded by the coding sequence ATGATTAATGTTGCGCTTGTTGATGACCACGTCATTGTTCGTTCGGGCTTTGCTCAATTACTCAGTCTTGAAACTGATATTACGGTCGTGGGTGAATTTAACTCTGCGGCAGAAGCGCGCCTCGGATTGCCAAGTTGTCACCCTGATGTCGTTATCTTGGATATTTCAATGCAGGATGAAAGTGGCTTGAGCTTATTGGAAGAAATTCCATCAGGCATTGCCAGTATCATGCTGAGCGTACATGACTCTCCGGCAATGGTTGAGAAGTCATTAGAGTTAGGAGCTAAAGGCTACCTCAGTAAGCGCTGTAGCCCAGATGAGTTAATCCAAGCCGTACATACGAGTGCAAATGGTGGCTGTTATCTCACGCCCGATATCGCTATAAAGCTTGCGACACCAATGAAGAATAAAGCCTCTTTAAACCAACTCACCCGCCGAGAAAGCGAAGTGTGTCAGTTATTGGCAACAGGGCTCGATGTGAAATCTATCGCCGTTGAGCTAGGGGTTAGCCATAAAACGGTGCATGTACACCGTGCCAATGCGATGGACAAACTCAATGTTAAGAACAACGTTGAGTTAGCTAAATTGTTCACTCAAGATCAGTACTAA
- the uhpT gene encoding hexose-6-phosphate:phosphate antiporter has product MLKFLDQVRKPTLDLPVETRRKMWFKPFLQSYLVVFIGYLTMYLIRKNFNVAQNDMISTYGLSMTDLGLIGLGFSITYGIGKTVVSYYADGKNTKQFLPFMLILSGLAMLGFSFSLGGGSASLFMMVAFYALSGFFQSTGGPSSYSTITKWTPRNKRGSYLGLWNMSHNVGGAGAAGVALFGANYFFDGNVIGMFVFPSIIAIVVGFIGMRFGNDSPEAYGLGTVEELFDEEISEEDTIAEENQMTKKEIFVEYILKNKVIWLLCFANIFLYIVRIGIDQWSTVYAYQELGLSKETAISGFTLFEVGALVGTLMWGYLSDLANGRRALVACVSLGLIIVSLEFYQHATSEFMYLASLFVLGFLVFGPQLLIGVAAVGFVPKKAISVADGVKGTFAYLIGDSFAKLGLGMIADGTPIFGLTGWKGTFAALDTSAAICIVLLLFVAVAEEKKIRHAKKMHLAAQNA; this is encoded by the coding sequence ATGTTAAAGTTCCTAGATCAGGTTAGAAAACCGACGCTGGATCTTCCGGTCGAAACTAGAAGAAAAATGTGGTTTAAACCATTCCTACAATCGTACCTAGTCGTATTCATTGGCTATTTGACCATGTATTTAATCCGTAAGAACTTCAATGTCGCGCAAAACGACATGATTTCTACTTATGGATTATCAATGACCGATCTAGGTCTTATTGGTCTTGGCTTCTCAATTACTTATGGTATTGGTAAAACGGTTGTTTCCTACTACGCGGATGGCAAAAACACCAAGCAGTTCCTGCCATTCATGCTTATCCTATCTGGCCTTGCCATGTTGGGCTTTAGCTTCAGCTTGGGTGGAGGCAGCGCTAGCTTATTCATGATGGTTGCCTTCTACGCATTGAGTGGTTTCTTTCAAAGTACCGGTGGTCCTTCAAGTTATTCGACTATTACTAAATGGACGCCTCGTAATAAGCGTGGGTCGTATTTAGGTCTTTGGAACATGTCACACAACGTAGGTGGTGCAGGTGCTGCTGGTGTAGCGCTGTTTGGCGCTAACTACTTTTTTGATGGCAACGTAATTGGTATGTTCGTGTTCCCATCGATCATCGCGATTGTGGTTGGTTTTATTGGGATGCGTTTTGGTAACGACTCTCCAGAAGCATACGGTTTAGGTACAGTTGAAGAGTTGTTTGACGAAGAAATCAGCGAAGAAGATACTATTGCTGAAGAAAATCAAATGACTAAGAAAGAGATCTTTGTTGAATATATCCTTAAAAACAAAGTGATCTGGTTACTCTGCTTCGCGAATATCTTTTTGTACATTGTTCGTATCGGTATCGATCAATGGTCTACCGTTTATGCATATCAAGAGTTAGGTCTATCAAAAGAAACGGCTATTTCAGGCTTTACTCTGTTTGAAGTTGGCGCTCTGGTCGGTACATTAATGTGGGGTTATTTATCAGACCTTGCTAACGGACGTCGTGCTTTAGTTGCTTGTGTATCGCTTGGACTGATTATTGTATCTCTAGAGTTTTATCAGCATGCAACGAGCGAGTTCATGTACCTAGCATCACTATTCGTACTTGGCTTCCTAGTATTCGGTCCTCAGCTGTTGATTGGTGTTGCTGCGGTAGGCTTTGTTCCTAAGAAAGCAATCAGTGTGGCTGATGGCGTGAAAGGCACATTTGCTTACTTAATTGGTGACAGTTTTGCCAAACTTGGCCTAGGCATGATTGCAGACGGAACGCCTATTTTCGGCTTAACAGGTTGGAAAGGGACATTTGCAGCACTCGATACTTCTGCTGCCATTTGTATTGTGTTATTGCTATTCGTTGCGGTTGCGGAAGAGAAGAAAATTCGTCACGCGAAGAAGATGCACCTAGCGGCTCAAAACGCCTAG
- a CDS encoding alkaline phosphatase family protein produces the protein MSSYSHVRSYASLFSALSLALASAPSAADISTTPVIGGVFSSSEVLKNQVLSSLSYSAKLTRDAALFTIGGVTLDAYILALPLDVKTKARVVAQLSNPTYSIPLGYFLYSYYDRYSGLGSEDVFKSYLSTVYDKQALKGFEHSLYHVGDKPTSEHHEPDTSTEATGHHEGIRIDEQFIANMVVIYDALFEIGVWQDMDTLPANYTYLTNSPEDLAIIAQIQPIIVDLIGKAALGMDDGDMKSAMLAIAEDGKPENAEKPNNKAQALTITLIDFVRLNLLKAYRQFVFKEERAEALDDWMQQAFSDQPDALIQFLESQQQKRFAVQVTVDGLQQGLIEGLVDENAPFISVAYQNHKNRAQYKPQLETVIEPEHQQQVRFMEVLSEQTYRDPNYLPFFKNLYQEHRDNISRVGISSTPTISVRNLPIIKTGAKVSGNGGTGIPNFHFVDREIDRAYYFFGNDALQLDVLMADNKVQTMFDRLDYLKTLNCNAQYDWNAHTTYDGLVNLGLGESLRDYGEKRCVKELQERSEVEVVLQEKRQALIEDIEAYQSISGFDFFTKFSKRALVKQSITQFAELDGKGMPDYTLVYNPWPDHFAHFTGPFSDEILMPTGELNRLDYWIRQIEATYRSAGVYDKTLWGMAGDHGLTPVFYALNPEKQVFEGLQAELAYPVMVKKISSDEGEGPKITNALSYPSSKELDVVVASTAGGNFMMDFFNSTQGWQVQPVYQELTQWSPIAALDGQNIDIINQIAQRLPESLDYMVVRESTCDQQRCAVRVIGNRDLKRVDELITREGDKLFYESLEDNRAPILLNTQRLNPYLASPSEADFAQYSQLVEKCLNRAVKADVTTWCSSAEWTSLTQPTPRPDSVNQLANIYLEDRAGTVNLFPKAGIGYNTKVPGRHAGEDYLEKDAFIGFWGAPIGDNSQQLKIEANGSLAPTLFEYLTGEPVVEGENGWGFPSLLNKLDVSKNN, from the coding sequence ATGAGCTCTTATTCTCACGTTCGCAGTTACGCCAGTTTATTCAGTGCCTTATCGTTGGCGCTTGCATCAGCTCCGAGTGCCGCTGATATATCAACAACGCCCGTCATTGGTGGCGTGTTTAGCTCCAGTGAAGTGTTGAAAAATCAGGTGCTTTCAAGCCTAAGTTATTCTGCTAAACTCACTCGTGATGCAGCTCTTTTCACCATTGGTGGCGTTACATTAGATGCGTACATTCTCGCTCTCCCTTTAGATGTCAAAACCAAAGCTCGAGTCGTTGCTCAGTTATCCAATCCGACGTACTCAATTCCTTTGGGTTATTTTCTCTATAGTTATTACGACCGCTATTCAGGCTTGGGCAGTGAAGATGTGTTCAAATCTTACTTGTCGACGGTTTATGATAAGCAGGCGCTAAAGGGCTTTGAACATAGCCTCTATCATGTTGGAGATAAGCCAACCTCAGAGCATCACGAGCCAGATACCTCGACTGAAGCAACGGGACATCATGAAGGTATTCGTATCGATGAACAGTTCATTGCCAACATGGTGGTTATTTACGATGCGTTATTCGAAATTGGTGTCTGGCAGGATATGGACACGCTCCCTGCGAATTACACATACTTAACCAATAGCCCTGAAGATCTAGCGATCATCGCTCAGATTCAACCGATCATCGTTGATTTGATCGGTAAAGCGGCATTGGGAATGGATGACGGCGATATGAAGTCTGCAATGCTGGCGATTGCAGAAGATGGCAAACCAGAAAACGCTGAGAAGCCGAATAACAAAGCACAAGCTCTTACCATCACTCTCATTGATTTTGTGCGCTTAAACTTGCTTAAAGCTTATCGACAATTTGTGTTTAAAGAAGAGCGTGCAGAAGCGCTCGATGATTGGATGCAACAAGCGTTCAGTGACCAGCCTGATGCGCTCATTCAATTCTTAGAATCCCAACAGCAAAAACGTTTTGCGGTCCAAGTGACTGTCGATGGTTTACAGCAAGGATTGATCGAAGGTTTGGTCGATGAGAATGCGCCTTTCATCTCAGTTGCTTACCAAAATCATAAAAACCGAGCGCAATACAAACCTCAGCTAGAAACGGTGATTGAGCCTGAACACCAACAACAGGTGCGGTTCATGGAAGTTCTGTCTGAACAAACCTACCGTGATCCGAATTATCTTCCGTTCTTCAAAAATCTCTATCAAGAGCATCGAGACAATATTAGCCGAGTGGGTATTTCTTCAACTCCCACAATCAGCGTACGCAATCTACCGATCATTAAAACGGGCGCAAAAGTGTCTGGTAACGGTGGTACGGGCATCCCTAATTTCCACTTTGTCGACCGAGAGATCGACCGAGCGTATTACTTCTTTGGTAATGATGCCCTGCAGTTAGATGTGTTGATGGCAGACAACAAGGTTCAAACCATGTTTGACCGCCTTGATTACCTTAAAACGCTGAACTGCAACGCTCAATATGATTGGAATGCTCACACCACTTACGATGGGTTAGTAAACCTAGGTTTGGGTGAGTCACTGCGTGATTATGGTGAGAAACGTTGCGTGAAAGAGCTTCAAGAACGTTCAGAAGTCGAAGTGGTTTTGCAAGAAAAGCGTCAAGCCTTGATTGAAGATATTGAAGCGTATCAGTCTATATCTGGCTTTGATTTTTTCACTAAGTTTTCAAAGAGAGCTCTGGTTAAACAGTCTATCACTCAGTTTGCCGAGTTAGATGGAAAAGGGATGCCAGACTACACCTTGGTTTATAACCCATGGCCGGATCACTTCGCACACTTTACCGGCCCTTTTAGTGACGAAATTCTGATGCCGACTGGAGAGCTCAATCGACTGGACTATTGGATTCGCCAGATTGAAGCGACCTATCGCAGTGCCGGCGTTTACGATAAAACGCTGTGGGGCATGGCAGGTGATCATGGTTTAACGCCGGTGTTCTACGCGCTCAATCCCGAAAAGCAGGTATTTGAAGGCTTACAAGCAGAGCTAGCGTATCCAGTTATGGTTAAGAAGATATCTTCAGACGAGGGTGAAGGGCCTAAAATTACCAATGCTCTAAGTTACCCAAGCTCGAAAGAATTGGATGTAGTGGTCGCCTCGACTGCTGGTGGTAACTTCATGATGGACTTCTTTAATTCGACTCAAGGGTGGCAGGTTCAACCGGTTTACCAAGAACTCACGCAGTGGTCTCCGATTGCAGCGCTAGATGGTCAGAATATCGACATCATTAATCAGATAGCGCAACGCTTGCCTGAAAGTCTTGATTATATGGTCGTAAGAGAAAGCACATGTGATCAACAACGTTGCGCTGTTCGTGTGATTGGCAATCGTGATTTAAAACGGGTCGATGAATTGATCACACGTGAAGGTGACAAGCTTTTCTATGAGTCATTGGAAGACAATCGAGCGCCTATTTTGCTCAATACGCAAAGGTTAAATCCATACCTAGCATCACCAAGCGAAGCTGATTTTGCACAGTATTCTCAATTAGTAGAAAAGTGCCTTAACCGAGCGGTTAAGGCGGATGTGACAACGTGGTGTAGCAGTGCTGAGTGGACTTCATTGACGCAACCAACACCTCGACCAGATTCAGTGAATCAACTGGCTAATATTTACCTTGAAGATAGGGCTGGCACGGTTAACTTGTTCCCTAAAGCGGGAATTGGTTACAACACTAAGGTGCCGGGTCGTCATGCTGGTGAGGATTACTTAGAGAAAGATGCCTTTATCGGATTCTGGGGAGCGCCAATTGGCGATAACTCTCAGCAATTGAAAATCGAAGCTAATGGCTCTTTGGCTCCAACGCTGTTTGAGTATTTGACCGGAGAACCTGTGGTCGAAGGCGAGAACGGTTGGGGTTTTCCGTCGTTGCTGAATAAGTTGGATGTGTCTAAGAATAATTAA
- a CDS encoding DUF1840 domain-containing protein — translation MLITFSCKAHASVTMFGEVGLQFIKMLGHSGTIPGAIDASEVSQALNNLRAAIAVEQSKQVEQENTGDDSEEAVVEAPVNIGSRAFPLVELLKAAIKDECEVMWEDGSGKRL, via the coding sequence ATGTTAATTACCTTTAGTTGCAAAGCTCATGCTAGCGTCACGATGTTTGGTGAAGTCGGTCTTCAGTTCATTAAGATGCTTGGACATAGTGGCACTATCCCCGGAGCAATTGATGCTTCAGAGGTTTCTCAAGCGTTAAACAATTTGCGTGCTGCGATCGCCGTTGAGCAGAGCAAGCAGGTAGAACAAGAAAATACCGGTGATGACAGTGAAGAAGCGGTTGTTGAAGCGCCTGTTAATATCGGTAGCCGAGCTTTCCCGTTAGTTGAACTATTGAAAGCGGCCATTAAAGACGAATGCGAAGTGATGTGGGAAGACGGTAGCGGTAAGCGATTGTAA
- a CDS encoding GGDEF domain-containing protein, which translates to MADIRSTRKQKIVHSFSLAAAALFTFYTWAYFQGQHYTLSIFELCFALIAISNAFYVKKVTAAEYSELILSGVLLVQGVILFLYSHAIPERTLWLYPILAAVIFINDFRIGIIFSTSFCVFISTLITAMPSSFSLPFSSSHRFILSLFTMSLVCHTSAYYYTKAVSYIQRLYKEGIEDLALTGLANRWSFERWATEKLATVDSERSLTALVFLDIDDFKGINDSYGHDVGDSVLQHFANRLSNNIRTRDRVSHEYDYSIARFAGDEFVLMLYDVPTRKDLDGILDRICGLFESGCQTNERIKELTLSVGVSLYPQDAQELHELTRCADKAMYVAKHSGKNRYAYYHDNPVSTLIEELPTNLAFSESESSELEGCLEAKVEGNNVTLLKTRPR; encoded by the coding sequence ATGGCGGACATACGATCCACTCGCAAGCAAAAAATTGTCCACTCCTTTTCACTGGCTGCCGCTGCGTTATTCACATTCTACACTTGGGCTTACTTCCAAGGTCAGCATTACACGCTGTCAATTTTCGAACTGTGTTTTGCACTTATCGCTATCTCCAATGCATTTTACGTGAAAAAAGTCACTGCCGCTGAGTATTCAGAATTGATTCTAAGTGGTGTTCTGCTCGTTCAAGGAGTCATCCTATTCTTGTACAGTCACGCCATTCCCGAGCGGACACTCTGGCTCTACCCGATTTTGGCTGCCGTCATTTTCATAAACGATTTCAGAATTGGCATTATCTTCAGTACCTCATTTTGTGTATTTATCAGCACCTTGATTACAGCGATGCCTAGCAGCTTTTCTTTACCTTTTAGCAGCTCACACCGGTTTATTCTTAGCTTATTTACAATGAGCTTGGTATGTCACACATCAGCTTATTACTACACAAAAGCCGTCAGTTATATTCAACGTCTATATAAAGAGGGGATTGAAGACCTGGCCCTAACCGGCTTGGCAAACCGTTGGAGCTTTGAACGTTGGGCGACAGAAAAACTTGCGACAGTGGATAGTGAACGCTCACTGACTGCATTAGTTTTTTTGGACATTGATGACTTCAAAGGCATTAATGATAGCTACGGGCACGACGTCGGAGACAGTGTTTTGCAGCATTTTGCGAATCGTTTAAGCAACAACATCCGAACCAGAGACAGGGTAAGTCATGAATACGATTATTCGATTGCGCGCTTTGCTGGAGATGAGTTTGTTTTGATGCTCTACGATGTACCAACTCGCAAAGATCTAGACGGTATTTTAGATCGGATTTGTGGGCTATTCGAAAGTGGTTGCCAGACAAACGAGAGAATCAAAGAATTGACACTCAGTGTTGGGGTTTCGTTGTACCCGCAAGATGCTCAAGAATTACATGAGCTGACGAGATGTGCTGATAAAGCGATGTATGTTGCCAAACATTCAGGAAAAAATCGATACGCTTATTATCACGATAATCCCGTATCAACCTTGATAGAAGAGCTACCAACGAACCTCGCCTTCTCAGAATCGGAATCATCTGAGCTTGAAGGTTGTCTTGAAGCGAAGGTCGAAGGGAACAATGTTACGTTATTAAAAACGCGTCCACGCTAG
- a CDS encoding pirin family protein yields MTSVRAVDHVIAAHATSDGDGVKIQRLAGFNNTRFSPFLMIDELKSDESKDYVGGFPPHPHRGIETLTYMLQGHFQHKDHMGNVGELRSGGAQWMAAGRGVIHSEMPMMEEGALHGFQIWINQPATHKMQPAQYHDFQNESIAEHQSEQNGLLRVIAGVFELHNLADHDIEALRTQGPLQQTGVPLSVADWRSHSGQKITLGTNVNHNAMTYVYRGSIKISDKVINQGQLALLTKADLLSLSSLEDSGVLIFSGEPINEPVAHYGPFVMNSMEEIEQTIQDYNNGVFETY; encoded by the coding sequence ATGACGAGTGTAAGAGCAGTAGATCATGTGATTGCAGCACACGCTACCTCCGATGGTGATGGCGTAAAAATACAAAGACTCGCTGGTTTCAATAACACGCGTTTCTCTCCATTTTTGATGATTGATGAACTTAAGTCGGATGAAAGCAAAGATTATGTTGGCGGCTTTCCTCCACATCCTCACCGTGGGATAGAAACGCTCACTTACATGCTGCAAGGTCACTTCCAGCACAAAGACCACATGGGGAATGTTGGAGAGCTTCGCAGCGGTGGTGCACAGTGGATGGCCGCGGGTCGTGGTGTGATTCACAGCGAAATGCCAATGATGGAAGAAGGTGCACTGCATGGATTTCAGATTTGGATAAACCAACCTGCAACACACAAAATGCAACCAGCGCAATATCACGACTTCCAAAATGAAAGCATCGCGGAGCATCAAAGTGAACAAAATGGTTTATTGAGAGTTATTGCTGGTGTATTCGAACTGCATAACCTAGCTGACCATGATATAGAGGCTTTACGAACGCAAGGCCCACTGCAACAAACTGGTGTGCCGTTAAGCGTAGCGGATTGGCGATCTCATTCTGGGCAAAAAATAACATTAGGGACAAATGTTAATCACAATGCCATGACTTACGTGTACCGAGGCAGTATTAAGATCAGTGATAAAGTCATCAACCAAGGTCAACTTGCGTTACTCACTAAAGCTGACTTGCTGTCTCTGAGTAGTTTAGAAGATTCAGGTGTACTGATTTTTTCTGGTGAGCCGATTAATGAACCTGTTGCGCACTATGGTCCGTTTGTCATGAACTCGATGGAAGAAATTGAACAGACGATTCAGGACTACAACAATGGCGTTTTTGAGACTTACTAA
- a CDS encoding pyrimidine/purine nucleoside phosphorylase, whose protein sequence is MIKENTYFEGGVKSLAFNQSGADVSVGVMAAGEYTFGTAAPEKMTVVKGALIVKRVGDDDWTTFQSGESFDVAGDSSFDLQVKEATAYLCEYL, encoded by the coding sequence ATGATTAAAGAAAATACATACTTTGAAGGCGGTGTTAAGTCGTTAGCGTTTAACCAGTCTGGTGCTGATGTGAGTGTTGGTGTGATGGCCGCTGGTGAATACACATTCGGTACTGCAGCTCCGGAAAAGATGACTGTTGTTAAAGGTGCTTTAATTGTAAAGCGTGTTGGCGATGACGATTGGACGACATTCCAATCTGGTGAGTCTTTTGACGTTGCGGGTGACTCTTCATTCGATTTACAGGTTAAAGAAGCGACAGCTTACCTGTGTGAATACTTGTAG
- a CDS encoding DUF2850 domain-containing protein: protein MAKNTTKSSDILANSLLYAFLMAGFMIALSVGYFGYQAYQKSVSPSNVHGTWIEIGAPPYKTDILTLSDDGVMMNYRFISTSFDFDGNDVTINTGSGPTIYTISGTYNSPRLKRLVPNTPSKQFIKEGYEDTVAGETQGLMQQRRSVLAEQFKK from the coding sequence ATGGCTAAAAATACCACGAAAAGCAGCGATATATTGGCCAATTCGTTACTCTACGCCTTCTTAATGGCTGGCTTTATGATTGCCCTCTCCGTCGGCTATTTTGGCTACCAAGCCTACCAAAAATCTGTAAGCCCAAGTAACGTCCATGGCACATGGATCGAGATTGGTGCTCCACCTTACAAAACAGATATTCTTACACTTTCCGATGATGGTGTGATGATGAACTATCGTTTCATCAGTACCTCGTTTGATTTTGATGGTAACGATGTCACGATCAATACAGGTTCAGGCCCAACGATTTATACCATTAGCGGTACCTACAATTCACCTCGTTTAAAGCGGCTAGTGCCGAACACACCATCCAAACAATTCATAAAAGAAGGGTATGAAGATACTGTAGCGGGTGAGACTCAAGGACTCATGCAGCAACGACGCTCAGTATTAGCTGAGCAATTCAAAAAATAA